In a genomic window of Gossypium arboreum isolate Shixiya-1 chromosome 7, ASM2569848v2, whole genome shotgun sequence:
- the LOC108484941 gene encoding transcription factor MYB20-like, giving the protein MGRQPCCDKVGLKKGPWTAEEDKKLFNFILTNGQCCWRAVPKLAGLLRCGKSCRLRWTNYLRPDLKRGLLSEYEEKMVIDLHAQLGNRWSKIASHLPGRTDNEIKNHWNTHIKKKLRKMGIDPLTHKPLTTTQEHHPQQQQDKQKKQASKPGDARSQAPKEPEAETSLKSTITEAKEEEPMNNIGIDGFCTDEVPLIESHEILVPNPAPSISSSSSSSCHSSMFLEELQFSYFEWPCDDYFTSNKELSLWDDDFNIWDFLSNDDTDKKLALDSLSSPLMQCPRMGFDQDSCPYQLL; this is encoded by the exons atgggaaGGCAACCATGTTGTGATAAAGTTGGGTTGAAGAAAGGGCCATGGACTGCTGAAGAAGATAAGAAGCTTTTTAATTTCATCCTCACCAATGGTCAATGCTGTTGGAGAGCTGTTCCTAAGCTTGCAG GACTGTTAAGGTGTGGAAAGAGTTGCAGGCTGAGATGGACAAATTATCTTAGGCCAGACTTGAAAAGAGGACTTTTATCTGAATACGAAGAGAAAATGGTGATTGATCTCCATGCTCAACTTGGCAACAG ATGGTCTAAGATAGCTTCTCATCTCCCTGGAAGAACTGATAATGAGATTAAGAACCATTGGAATACTCACATTAAGAAAAAATTGAGGAAAATGGGGATTGATCCTCTCACCCACAAGCCATTAACCACAACCCAAGAACATCATCCCCAACAGCAGCAAGATAAGCAGAAGAAACAAGCTTCAAAGCCTGGTGATGCCAGGTCTCAAGCACCAAAGGAACCTGAAGCTGAAACATCTTTAAAATCCACAATAACAGAAGCAAAGGAGGAAGAGCCAATGAATAACATTGGTATTGATGGTTTTTGCACAGATGAGGTTCCATTGATTGAATCCCATGAAATTCTGGTACCTAATCCTGCACCATCAATATCTTCATCCTCATCCTCTTCGTGTCACTCGTCCATGTTCCTTGAAGAACTGCAGTTCTCTTATTTTGAATGGCCCTGTGATGATTACTTCACAAGCAACAAGGAATTGAGCTTGTGGGATGATGATTTCAACATTTGGGATTTTCTAAGCAATGATGACACCGACAAAAAGCTAGCTCTTGATTCATTATCATCTCCTCTAATGCAGTGCCCAAGGATGGGTTTTGATCAAGATTCTTGCCCATATCAACTTCTCTAA